The DNA sequence TGGCGGCAATTTTTCGCCAGGCCGGCATACAGCGTTCTAAAATATTTTTAAAGTAGGGATCTAAGACCAGAAAATCTAATTCGGGTTTCGCTGCAAAAGCATCACGAATATTGCCTAAAAATGCACTGCGTATAATACAACCACCGCGCCACAGCAGTGCTACGTTACCATAATTAAGATCCCAATTATTATCTTCTGATGCCTGCTTCATCAGCATAAAACCCTGCGCATAGGAAATTATTTTACTCGCAAGCAATGCGTCATGTAATGCCGCTATCCATTGCTGTTTATCGTCATGAATTTCGCCAATGGATTTATTAAATAGTTTTTGTGCCTCCACACGCTGTAGCTTTAATGCAGACAGACAACGGGCAAACACAGATTCGGTGATTAAGGTTAACGGAATGCCAGCATCTAATGCATTGATTCCAGTCCATTTACCAGTTCCTTTTTGCCCTGCGGTATCCATTATTTTTTCAACCAGGGGATTCCCGTCGATATCCTTATAAGCCAAAATATCGGCTGTTATTTCAACTAAGTAGCTATTTAACTCTGTTTTGTTCCAATCCCTGAAGGTCGCCTGCATCTCTTCGTGGGACATCCGTAAAACATCCTTCATAAAATGGTAAGCTTCACTAATTAACTGCATATCGCCATATTCTATGCCGTTGTGAATCATCTTAACAAAATGACCCGAGCCGCCATGGCCAACCCAGTCACAACAAGGCTCCCCTTTCTCTGTTTTAGCTGAAATCCCTTGAAAAATAGCTTTAATAGAAGGCCATGCCTGTACATCTCCTCCGGGCATAATTGACGGCCCATAGCGAGCCCCCTCTTCCCCACCAGATACACCTGCACCGACATAATGTAAATTCAGTTTGCTTAACTTCTCAACACGGCGGTTGGTATCGATAAAATTGGAATTGCCGCCGTCAATAATAATATCGCCTTTAGACAATAAAGGGATTAACTTATCAATAAAATCATCGACGACCTCCCCTGCCTTGACCATCAGCATAATTTTACGCGGCAATCCCAGTAAACTCACCATTTCTTCAAGAGAGTGCGCAGCGATAACATCTGTATCTTTTGCTGCCCCCTCAAGAAACTGATCAACCTTTGCGACGGTGCGGTTAAATGCGACAACTTTAAAACCATGATCGTTCATATTTAAAATTAAATTCTGCCCCATCACGGCCAGACCTATTACTGCAATATCAGCATTCATCACTTTTTTCCTCTATTAATAACATTGCGGATCCTGAATCTAAATACCATTGGGTTAGCCCTGCTTTAGCTTTTATTTTGCCCGCTGGATAGCGTTCGCTGCCCGCTTTTTCACTGTTAATTTTATGAATAATATCGGCTTTATTTTCACCTAGTACCAGATAAGTAATACGCCGGCTGTTTTCAATTAAGCCGGCTGTTTTAGATACCCGTAATTGCCCGCTTTGCGGCTGTGTTGCCACAAAGGTTAAATGAGCATCCTGATAGTTTGTTTGTCCGGGAAAAAGTGAGGCGGTATGACCGTCATTGCCCACGCCTAAAAGAATCCAGTCAAACTGTGGAATGCCATTAACGCTATCAATATAATTTCTTATTTCCTGTGCATAGCGAATCGCTTCCTGCTGTGGGGAGTTTTCCCCTCGAATGCGATGAATATTTTCTGCCGGAATAATAATTTGGTCGAATAAAAATTGTTTACACTGCCCAAAGTTACTTTCTGAATCAGTCGCTGCAACACAGCGTTCATCCCCCCACCAAAAATGCAACTTTTGCCAGTTTATTTTCTGTGCATAGGGAGAGTTGGCTAAATATTTAAACAGAAGGATCGGGGTTGAGCCACCGGATAAAGAGATATGGCTTACGGTCTCTTTTTGACTTAAGAGCAAAAAATCCTCGGCCAGTTTATCTAGCAGTAATTGGGTTGCAGAAAAAATTGTATAATTCATTTTATAACTCACAGTAATCTGTATCGGTTAAATTTTTACAGGGGAAGCGCCATTCATGGTTATCTCGGTTTAATAATTTTTCCGCTTCAATCGGCCCCCACGTGCCAGACGCATATCCATGCAGAGGAAATGATTTTTTTTGATAGTCTAAAATGGGCTGAACAAAATCCCAACAGGCCCGTACTGCGTCGCTTCGGGCAAAAAGTGTGGCGTCACCTTTTAATAAATCCAGGAGTAAACGCTCATAGGCTGTTAATAATTCAGTCTCTTTCAAGTCACTGTAATGAAAGTCCATGGCAACTTCTTTGGCATCAAAACCCGCGCCAGGCTCCTTTAAGCCAAAACCTAACATGATCCCTTCATCGGGCTGAATGCGAATAATTAATTTGTTTTCGGGGGCATCGGCTGAAAAAACCGGATGAG is a window from the Psychromonas ingrahamii 37 genome containing:
- the gnd gene encoding decarboxylating NADP(+)-dependent phosphogluconate dehydrogenase — translated: MNADIAVIGLAVMGQNLILNMNDHGFKVVAFNRTVAKVDQFLEGAAKDTDVIAAHSLEEMVSLLGLPRKIMLMVKAGEVVDDFIDKLIPLLSKGDIIIDGGNSNFIDTNRRVEKLSKLNLHYVGAGVSGGEEGARYGPSIMPGGDVQAWPSIKAIFQGISAKTEKGEPCCDWVGHGGSGHFVKMIHNGIEYGDMQLISEAYHFMKDVLRMSHEEMQATFRDWNKTELNSYLVEITADILAYKDIDGNPLVEKIMDTAGQKGTGKWTGINALDAGIPLTLITESVFARCLSALKLQRVEAQKLFNKSIGEIHDDKQQWIAALHDALLASKIISYAQGFMLMKQASEDNNWDLNYGNVALLWRGGCIIRSAFLGNIRDAFAAKPELDFLVLDPYFKNILERCMPAWRKIAATSFETGLPMPCMTSALSFLDGYTTARSSANMIQAQRDYFGAHTYERVDKKPGEFFHTNWTGQGGNTASTTYDA
- the pgl gene encoding 6-phosphogluconolactonase, translating into MNYTIFSATQLLLDKLAEDFLLLSQKETVSHISLSGGSTPILLFKYLANSPYAQKINWQKLHFWWGDERCVAATDSESNFGQCKQFLFDQIIIPAENIHRIRGENSPQQEAIRYAQEIRNYIDSVNGIPQFDWILLGVGNDGHTASLFPGQTNYQDAHLTFVATQPQSGQLRVSKTAGLIENSRRITYLVLGENKADIIHKINSEKAGSERYPAGKIKAKAGLTQWYLDSGSAMLLIEEKSDEC